In Rhinolophus ferrumequinum isolate MPI-CBG mRhiFer1 chromosome 18, mRhiFer1_v1.p, whole genome shotgun sequence, a genomic segment contains:
- the LOC117038111 gene encoding cytochrome b-c1 complex subunit 9-like, with protein MVAPTLTGRLYSLLFRRTSTFALTIAVGALFFERAFDQGADAIYKHLNQGKLWKHIKHKYENQKFLGGPHPGQKDQVHPPAVCPEPGPQLEDEAHVTLLGPPLAVGKKWLHLTDSNFCYV; from the coding sequence ATGGTGGCCCCGACTTTGACTGGGAGGTTGTACTCCCTGCTATTCCGCAGAACCTCCACCTTCGCCCTTACCATCGCCGTGGGCGCCCTGTTCTTCGAGCGCGCCTTCGATCAAGGCGCGGACGCGATCTACAAACACCTCAACCAGGGGAAGCTGTGGAAACACATCAAGCATAAGTATGAGAACCAGAAGTTTCTCGGAGGCCCTCATCCAGGCCAGAAGGACCAGGTCCACCCACCAGCTGTTTGCCCAGAGCCAGGGCCTCAGCTTGAAGATGAGGCCCACGTCACTCTCCTTGGACCACCTTTAGCTGTTGGCAAGAAATGGCTTCACCTGACAGACTCTAACTTCTGCTATGTTTGA